A single window of Rubripirellula lacrimiformis DNA harbors:
- a CDS encoding uracil-DNA glycosylase family protein: protein MCPLWHEPLLERLTSIKLTLLIGNYAQAHYWTDRRTGNMTDSVANWRSVAPAMFPLPHPSPRNNGWLKRNPWFEHDVLPVLRQATGELVKVHRDGA, encoded by the coding sequence ATGTGCCCGCTGTGGCACGAACCGTTATTGGAACGACTGACGTCGATCAAGCTGACGTTGCTGATTGGCAACTATGCCCAAGCACACTATTGGACTGATCGACGCACGGGCAACATGACCGATAGCGTCGCAAACTGGCGCTCTGTAGCTCCTGCCATGTTCCCACTGCCACATCCAAGTCCTCGAAACAACGGTTGGCTCAAACGGAATCCATGGTTCGAACACGACGTGCTTCCGGTACTTCGTCAGGCCACCGGTGAACTGGTGAAAGTCCATCGTGACGGAGCTTGA